A window of Jaculus jaculus isolate mJacJac1 unplaced genomic scaffold, mJacJac1.mat.Y.cur mat_scaffold_36_1_2353498_arrow_ctg1, whole genome shotgun sequence contains these coding sequences:
- the LOC123457329 gene encoding LOW QUALITY PROTEIN: 26S proteasome non-ATPase regulatory subunit 7-like (The sequence of the model RefSeq protein was modified relative to this genomic sequence to represent the inferred CDS: substituted 2 bases at 2 genomic stop codons) — translation MPELAVQKVVVHPLVLLSVVDNFNRIGKVENQKRVVGVLLGSWQKKVLDVSNSFAVPFDEDDKDDSVWFLDHDYLENMYRMFXKVNARXRIVGWYHTGPKLHKNDIAINELMKRYCPNSVLVIIDVKPKDLGLPTEAYISVEEVHDDGTPTSKTFEHVTSEIGAEEAEEVGVEHLLRDIKDTAVGMLSQRITNQVHGLKGVNSKLLDIRSYLEKVATGKLPINHQIIYQLQDVFNLLPDVSLQEFVKAFYLKTNDQMVVVYLASLICSVVALHNLINDKIANQDAKKKEGQEKEESKKERKDDKEKEKDKEKSDVKKEEKKEKK, via the coding sequence ATGCCTGAGCTGGCAGTGCAGAAGGTGGTGGTCCACCCGCTGGTGCTGCTCAGTGTGGTGGACAATTTCAACCGAATTGGCAAGGTTGAAAACCAGAAGCGTGTTGTTGGTGTGCTTTTGGGATCATGGCAGAAAAAAGTACTGGATGTGTCCAACAGTTTTGCAGTCCCTTTTGATGAAGATGATAAAGATGATTCTGTCTGGTTTTTAGACCATGATTATTTGGAAAACATGTATAGAATGTTTTAGAAGGTTAATGCCAGATAAAGAATAGTTGGGTGGTACCACACAGGTCCTAAACTGCACAAGAATGACATTGCCATCAATGAGCTCATGAAAAGATACTGCCCTAACTCAGTATTGGTCATTATTgatgtgaaaccaaaggacctgggGCTGCCCACAGAAGCATACATTTCAGTGGAAGAAGTTCATGATGATGGAACACCAACATCGAAAACATTTGAGCATGTGACCAGTGAAATTGGAGCAGAGGAAGCTGAGGAAGTTGGAGTGGAACACTTGTTAAGAGATATCAAAGATACAGCAGTGGGGATGCTGTCCCAGCGGATCACAAACCAAGTCCATGGTTTGAAGGGAGTGAACTCCAAGCTTCTGGATATCAGGAGCTACCTAGAGAAAGTAGCCACAGGCAAGCTGCCCATCAACCATCAGATCATCTACCAGCTGCAGGATGTCTTCAACCTGCTACCTGATGTCAGCCTGCAAGAGTTTGTCAAAGCCTTTTACCTGAAGACCAATGACCAGATGGTGGTGGTATACTTGGCCTCACTGATCTGCTCTGTGGTTGCCTTGCATAACCTCATCAACGACAAGATCGCCAACCAGGATGCCAAAAAGAAGGAGGggcaggagaaagaggaaagcaagaaggagagaaaagatgacaaagagaaggagaaagataagGAGAAGAGTGATgttaagaaggaagagaaaaaggagaaaaagtaa